In Acinetobacter wanghuae, the sequence ATGGAGCAACGTGCCGATAACCGTATTATTCGTCCAAGTGCCGATTATACTGGTCCTGAATTACGCAAAGTTGTACCGATTGCACAGCGTTAATTTGAGTTAAATCATAAAGGTCTCGAAAGAGACCTTTTTTACGTACACAGCTTAACTAGAAAAGCTTAATATTCTGATAAATATGACTATTTAAATAAAAATGACTGATATTGAATATCAAGATAAAGACTAATTGGTAATTGATTGTGCTAAGTGATGAAATCATGATCTATTTTCAAAATTAAAGCTATCATCCGATAGCAATCGGTGTTAAAAATAAAAATAAAGTGCATAACGAAAGTGGGTAGAAATGATGAAAACTACAGTTAAATATGTTGTTCTAAAAAGTTTAGACTATCAGCTTGGAACACCGTTATTTCAAGAGGAAATTGAGGCTGATGGCCAGTACTTTGACCAGATTCCGAGCACATTTGAATATCAAAAATTGAAACTCAAAGTCAAAAGCAAAGAACTCAAGCGTGTTTACCTGGCTGAAGAAAATGACGATTCACAAACGATTATTGTTAAAGTGGTTGTGATCTAAATATCAACACAAAAAGGCTGCTGATGGCGGCCTTTTTGTCTGCTGTATCATTAAAATTTGCATCATAGACATAATAAAAATTAAATGAACAGATTTGATAATTTATATTCTGCTTTAGATGCGGATAACTCTGATTCTAAATCGGTTGAATCATGCAGTGATTAATGGCTGATTGTTATTTGAAAATAAACATACCGAAATAATGACCTGAGATTAATGTGATCTTTTAAGTAATAAATGTATCTTTTGTGAGTCATATAAGCCGATATCAGTGACTTAAATCATTTACATTTACATTGAACTAAAATGTAACAGGTGCAGGCTTTTTTGATCCAAAATTAGGAATACGATGGTAACTCAATCAAGGAGTATGACCATGTCAAACCAAGATAAGCAAAATCAACAGGGTAATTCAGCGCAACCACAGCGTCAGCAGAATCAGCAAAACCCGAATCAACAACAAAATCCAAATCAGCAGCAACAGCAACAAGATCAGAAAGATTCGACCCAACGTCAGCAGAATCAACAACAGCAAGATCAACAGAATCTAAATCAACGTCAACAAAATCCAAATCAACAACAGCAGCAACAACCACAGAATGAGCAAAGTTCTCATCAACGTGATCAGCAAGATCAATCCAATAAACAACGTTAAAATTCATTCAAAAAAAAATCGCTTTCGGGCGATTTTTTTATTTCTCTTATTATTTTGATGCCAGTATTTCATTTTATTTATGATCAAAATCAATCCCTATAATTCTTGATACATCTGATCTATAGCCTATTTAAATATAAGCGCGCATGATGAATAGAGAGCCAAAATTAAAATTGAACAAATCACACGATAGAGAAGGTTGTTGGCGGCGGTTGAAATTAAATAAAGAGATAACAATATGACATTTAAAAGAGTAATCGTTCATCCGATGTATCAAGACTTCCACACAACCCCGCGCATATATTTTATGGGCGAATATAACGATCATCAGCAGTTAATTAATGTATTTAATCATACGCATCAAAAACTTAAACCCATTGAAGGCACTTATCAGTGGGAACTGCTAGACCATTCTGTCGTATATTTTGTTGAAGAAGATTCTAAATTCCCAAGAAAAACGATGTAAGGGCATCATGAATGACATTTCCACGTAAACAATTGATTTTGTATCATCAGGCACAGCCCGACAACAAACGCTGTGCATGGGCAAACTATAATGAAGAGGGTAGTCTTTTATATATCACGGACTATTATGGAGAATTACTTGAATGCATGAATGGAAGTACGCTCCTGATTGATCAAGAGCTATGGGTCATTCAAATGGAAGAAATCTTGAGTGACTAAATGATGGGGACTCAAGTTCTTCTAAAAATAGCGGAATGTATTTTATTTAACGTCGCTGCTTTAAAGTCGATTCAGTACAGAATCTAATTCGCTATTTTAAACAAGGTATTTCAACTTCATCCTAGCAGTGAAAACGATCACTCAGATGAAGTTGAAAATATCGCATAAGTTTTCTTGTGACCTAAATTTGAATCTTTGAATACTGACCGAACCATGGTTGAGCATCTTCAAGTTGCTTGGCAAGTTGTAATAGACGATCTTCACGACCAAAAGGTGCAATAAATTGTGAGCCTAGGGGTAAATTATTTTTATTCCAATACAGCGGCACAGACATGGCAGGCAAACCAGTAATATTGGCAAGTTGGGTGTAAGGCACCCATTTTAAATTCTCTCGGACAATTTGATCGACCAATTTACCACGCGCCAATAAGTGTGCCTGACCCATGCCTAGCAGTGCTTTTAAAATTGGTTTTTGCCATGCGGGTGTTTTGATTTCGCCATTTTTAGGTGCAACTGATGCAGTGGCAGGTGTTAAAAATAAATCATATTGATCAAAGAAATGGTTCATTTGGGTGACATATATGCCCCAATTGCTTAAGTTCTGAATATATTCAACCGCTGAGGTTTTTGCACCAAAGGCTGCTAATGTTAGAGAATCAAGTTCAAAATCGCCGTTTTGGGTTGGATATTGCTTCTTAATTTCATCCAACATAAATGAAAATTGACTGAACCATGTGGTAATAAAGTCTTTTGCTAATTGCATCCCGTCGATTGCAGGACGTGCTTCAATCACGTCATGACCTAAAGATTGTAAAAGTTGAACAGTTTGCTCCATCGCTTGAATTGCATCTTTAGAAATTTCAGTATCAATCGGTGAATCATAACTAAATGCAATTTTTAATTTCTTTGGCGGTGTTTGGATGGCATCAAGATAGCGCTGATTTGGGCGTTGAATAACAAATAAAGCATTGTGATCTTCACCATGGGTCGCATCAAGCATGGCAGCGCTATCACGTACCGTCTTGCTGAGTACATGCTGAACAGCAGCACCGTGCATCGCTTCACTCATGTTTGGACCCCAAGGAATCCGTCCACGACTCGGTTTTAAACCAAACAGCCCGCAATAGGACGCAGGAATACGAATAGACCCGCCGCCGTCACTTGCACCAGCAATAGGCACAATCCCTGCTGCAACGGCAGATGCTGAACCGCCAGATGAGCCACCACTATTGTGTTTTAAGTTCCAAGGATTCTTACATGCTCCCCAGGCATCGGGTTCGGTAATGCCTTTAATGCCGAATTCAGGGGTATTGGTGCGACCAAAGGTTACGATTCCAGCTGTATTCCAACGATTGACAATTTCCGCATTGGTATCCGCAATATAACCTATACGCTTAAAGCCTTCACATCCATAAGAGGTTGCATGACCTGCATATTCTTGAAACAAGTCTTTTACAAGAAAAGGAACACCGGCAAATGGACCTGTAAGCGTGCTTCGAGCGCGCTGCCTTGCATAATCATCCATAGGAATGACAACTGCATTCAGTTTGGGGTGCGTTGCATCACGACGTGATAATGCGAGCTTAAGTAACTCTTGTGCGGTGACTTGTTTTTTTGCAACCAATCCGGCTAGTCCTAAGCCATCATATTGCATATATTCAATGATGTTCATTGCTTATCCTTAGCATGTTAATAAAAATAATGTTCTAGCGTATTATGAAGCCAGTACCACTTGATTACGACCCAAGTGTTTCGCACGATACAGAGCTTGGTCAGCCTGATTAATTAAGTATTGTAAATTCTGTGTTTGTGGTGCTTCACGATGCAAAATCCCGAGACTCACCGTAATATGAAGCGGTTTCGTTGCCGCTTGATAAATCGGGGTTTTTTGTACCAAATCTCGAATACGCTCAGCAATATATTGTGCTTCACCAGGATCAATGTCCCAAAGTAAAATCACAAATTCCTCACCGCCAATTCGCGCAAAAAGATCATTGCTGCGTAAATTACAGCGCACCAGCTCGACAAACTGTTGCAGCACACCATCTCCAGCATGATGCCCATATTGGTCATTTAAACGCTTGAAGTGATCAATATCGAGCATAATCACTGAAAATGACAATTTTTTGGCTTGTTTAAGCCGAAGTTCCGCTTCTTGGAAAAAGAAATGCCGATTCATGGTTCGGGTTAAACTGTCATGGTTGGCGAGGTAAAGCACACGCTTAAACAGTTCATTTCGGTTTTGACTAATGATGCATAAAATTAATGGTGACAATGCCAACATAAACAAGCCAATACGAATAGAAATAAAGGTGCTTGAGTTGGCAATTTCATTTTGTGCTAAATAATATTGCGCTAAGCTGTGATAGCTGAGTAAGACCACAAATACATTAATCATGGTCACGCTAAACAAGCGATAGGTGAGAGCCACCCAAATCAGTGCTGCAAGCGGGTAGAGCATTGCACCCGGTCCCACAAAAATATGGGTGAGTAACACACACAGCATGACGCTGAGAATAGGTAAATAATAAGTCAGCCGATAACTTTTATGACGGCGATTATAAATAAAATGCCGAATTTCTTTGTGCCGAGGAAATGCCAAGATCAGCGGTAAAATTAGAATATAATTGACCATTTCGCCAGTCCACCATAAGCCAAAATCTACCCAGAGCTGTTCTTTAGTCATAAATGAACCGGGAATATTGGGTAAAGTGAATACCGCGAAAGCTGCACTGGCTAAGCAACCGGCAAAGGCAAAAATGCCAAACAAATGAATGAAAGTAAAACCAGTGTTGTAGTATTTATAGTTAATATTGAAATAACGGATAAAAAATAAAGACACAATCACACTGATTAAATTGGCAAGGGTCAAAAATAACGTCAGCGTCAGTTGATTGCCCGTTAATAGGTCTGCAAATAGATAGGCACAAAATGCCCCAAGCCAGCCGCCCTTTAGGTTTAAGTGTGGGAAACGCAAAAAAACCGCAAGCAGCGCGGCATTTGCAGGCCATAGCAACGCTAAATAGCTAGTTGGCCTTGTTGCAATTCCAATTAAACAACAAATTAAAACCACAAACGAGATGACCAAGTAGGCATGAGTTTCTGGATCAATTTGAAGTTGCTTCAATTCAGTTAAACGCAAAAATGAAGATCCTTAAAATATTTTTTATTGAGCATGCGTTTTTGAGTCAACGCACTGTAAAAGCCTTTTTTATTTTGAATATGAATCAGTATGTCTAGACAAACACCTTTTATTAAACAAAATATATACAAAAAACATGCAAAAGGGAATTGGCTCTAGAAAAGCAATTGTAAAAAAAATGCTCATAAAACTGAAAAGCTTGATTGAGCGCCAAGCATGGTTTAAAAATGTGGTAAGTTAAATCCAATGTTCAAATGATACTTTTAATATGAATAAAATATGTCTCAGTCTTATGCTCGCTTTCGCTTCGTCATGTGTTATGGCAACAGAAAATAAAAAAGCCGATACGCGTGTTACCGATGTACCGAATACATTTAAAGTCGTGACGCGTCCAGAAATTGCGGGTTTATGGGGTATGCAAATTAAACCCAATCATAAATGTATTGAATATTATAATTTTAAAGCCAA encodes:
- a CDS encoding amidase, with protein sequence MNIIEYMQYDGLGLAGLVAKKQVTAQELLKLALSRRDATHPKLNAVVIPMDDYARQRARSTLTGPFAGVPFLVKDLFQEYAGHATSYGCEGFKRIGYIADTNAEIVNRWNTAGIVTFGRTNTPEFGIKGITEPDAWGACKNPWNLKHNSGGSSGGSASAVAAGIVPIAGASDGGGSIRIPASYCGLFGLKPSRGRIPWGPNMSEAMHGAAVQHVLSKTVRDSAAMLDATHGEDHNALFVIQRPNQRYLDAIQTPPKKLKIAFSYDSPIDTEISKDAIQAMEQTVQLLQSLGHDVIEARPAIDGMQLAKDFITTWFSQFSFMLDEIKKQYPTQNGDFELDSLTLAAFGAKTSAVEYIQNLSNWGIYVTQMNHFFDQYDLFLTPATASVAPKNGEIKTPAWQKPILKALLGMGQAHLLARGKLVDQIVRENLKWVPYTQLANITGLPAMSVPLYWNKNNLPLGSQFIAPFGREDRLLQLAKQLEDAQPWFGQYSKIQI
- a CDS encoding sensor domain-containing diguanylate cyclase, which translates into the protein MRLTELKQLQIDPETHAYLVISFVVLICCLIGIATRPTSYLALLWPANAALLAVFLRFPHLNLKGGWLGAFCAYLFADLLTGNQLTLTLFLTLANLISVIVSLFFIRYFNINYKYYNTGFTFIHLFGIFAFAGCLASAAFAVFTLPNIPGSFMTKEQLWVDFGLWWTGEMVNYILILPLILAFPRHKEIRHFIYNRRHKSYRLTYYLPILSVMLCVLLTHIFVGPGAMLYPLAALIWVALTYRLFSVTMINVFVVLLSYHSLAQYYLAQNEIANSSTFISIRIGLFMLALSPLILCIISQNRNELFKRVLYLANHDSLTRTMNRHFFFQEAELRLKQAKKLSFSVIMLDIDHFKRLNDQYGHHAGDGVLQQFVELVRCNLRSNDLFARIGGEEFVILLWDIDPGEAQYIAERIRDLVQKTPIYQAATKPLHITVSLGILHREAPQTQNLQYLINQADQALYRAKHLGRNQVVLAS